The proteins below come from a single Lonchura striata isolate bLonStr1 chromosome 10, bLonStr1.mat, whole genome shotgun sequence genomic window:
- the GPR17 gene encoding uracil nucleotide/cysteinyl leukotriene receptor encodes MNGPAASSLLFNCSNQSNFSLETSEQCGKETHLENMIFATFYFLDFILAFAGNALALWLFIRDQKSGTPANIFLMHLAVADLSFVLVLPTRLVYHFSGNHWPFGEIPCRLTGFLFYLNMYASIYFLMCISVDRFLAIVHPVKSIKLRRSRYAHVACVFLWVIVGVAMAPLLLSVQTVQMKNTTVCLQLYREKASRHALVSLAVAFTFPFVTTVTCYLLIIQSLKSGNRVEKHLKEKAVKMIIMVLMIFLICFVPYHVNRYIYILHYNGTKASCETQRLLALSNRITSCLTSLNGAFDPIMYFFVAEKFREALCNLFCIKKTIMLPQTYEGKTNESSLSAKSEL; translated from the coding sequence ATGAATGGGCCTGCAGCTTCAAGCCTGCTCTTCAACTGCTCAAATCAATCAAATTTCAGTTTGGAAACATCAGAGCAATGTGGGAAAGAGACACACCTTGAGAACATGATTTTTGCCACTTTCTACTTCCTGGACTTCATCCTGGCTTTTGCTGGCAATGCCCTGGCTCTTTGGCTCTTTATCCGGGACCAAAAGTCAGGCACACCTGCCAACATTTTCCTGATGCATCTTGCTGTGGCTGACCTGTCCTTTGTGCTGGTACTCCCCACCCGGCTGGTGTACCATTTTTCTGGTAACCACTGGCCATTTGGTGAGATCCCATGCAGACTCACCGGCTTCCTTTTTTACCTCAACATGTATGCCAGTATCTACTTCCTGATGTGCATCAGTGTTGACCGTTTCCTGGCCATTGTGCACCCTGTGAAGTCCATCAAGCTCCGCAGGTCCCGCTATGCCCACGTGGCATGTGTCTTTCTGTGGGTCATCGTTGGTGTGGCAATGGCACCTCTGCTGCTCAGTGTGCAGACAGTCCAGATGAAAAACACAACTGTCTGCCTGCAGCTCTACAGAGAAAAGGCCTCACGCCACGCCCTCGTGTCCTTAGCAGTGGCATTCACCTTCCCCTTTGTTACTACTGTGACTTGCTACTTACTCATCATCCAGAGCCTGAAGAGTGGGAACAGAGTTGAGAAACACCTGAAGGAGAAAGCTGTCAAAATGATCATCATGGTCTTGATGATCTTTCTAATTTGCTTTGTACCTTACCACGTCAATCGCTACATTTATATTCTCCATTACAACGGGACCAAAGCTTCCTGTGAAACGCAGCGTCTCCTGGCCCTCAGTAACCGCATCACCTCCTGCCTCACCAGCCTCAACGGGGCCTTTGACCCCATCATGTATTTTTTTGTAGCTGAGAAATTCCGTGAGGCTTTGTGCAATCtgttttgcattaaaaagaCCATAATGTTGCCTCAAACATATGAGGGTAAGACAAATGAAAGCTCACTAAGTGCTAAATCTGAACTGTGA